A genomic stretch from Carassius auratus strain Wakin chromosome 35, ASM336829v1, whole genome shotgun sequence includes:
- the LOC113054198 gene encoding claudin-7-B-like, translating to MANKGLQLLGFMLSLLGLIGLIVGTILPQWKMSAYVGDNIITAIAMYQGLWMSCAFQSTGQMQCKVYDSILQLDGALQATRALMIVAILLTVAGLGVASMGMKCTNCGGNDKVKKARIAMTGGIILIVGALCSIVACGWFTNQIVRDFYNPFTPVNTKYEFGAAIFIAWAGAFLDIMGGGMLAASCPKGKPSPRYPKSSKAPSSSGREYV from the exons ATGGCAAATAAAGGTCTGCAGCTCCTGGGATTTATGCTATCGCTACTGGGTTTGATTGGGCTCATTGTTGGCACAATCTTACCCCAATGGAAGATGTCTGCGTACGTTGGAGACAATATTATCACAGCGATAGCGATGTATCAAGGTCTTTGGATGTCTTGCGCTTTCCAGAGCACCGGACAAATGCAGTGCAAGGTGTACGACTCTATCCTACAACTCGATG GTGCTCTCCAGGCAACTCGCGCCTTGATGATTGTCGCGATCCTTCTCACAGTAGCAGGCCTGGGTGTAGCCAGCATGGGCATGAAGTGTACTAACTGTGGTGGTAATGACAAGGTCAAGAAGGCCCGCATTGCCATGACAGGCGGTATAATCCTCATTGTTGGAG CCCTCTGCAGCATTGTCGCCTGTGGCTGGTTTACTAATCAAATTGTCCGGGACTTCTACAACCCCTTCACACCTGTCAATACGAA GTATGAGTTCGGTGCGGCTATTTTCATTGCCTGGGCAGGTGCATTCCTGGACATAATGGGTGGAGGCATGTTGGCTGCCTCCTGCCCAAAGGGTAAACCATCTCCCAGGTACCCCAAGTCCTCCAAAGCCCCCAGCAGCAGCGGCAGGGAGTACGTCTGA